The genomic interval TCAAGTTCTTATCATTGCGGTAATATTCTGCTCGGTCTGTCTCGAAAGTTCTGATCGTTGAGTCCTGATGGGTTTCCTGGATAAAAACATTGCCCTCAAGAAATAGCTGCTCGGTCAAACGATAATAATCCACTTTATCGGAAAACAAACTCAATGTATCATCAAAAACCTTCACATTACCGATCATTCTCGTGACTTTTTTCTTCTCAAAGATTTCAGCAAAATCAGTATAAAATTCTGTTTCTCCATAAAAAAAATGAACATTGCCTTTCAGGTTTGTGATATATTCTTCATTTATCTTTCTGGCAATCAAAGTATCAGCATTGATCAATTTATAAGGACGAAGTTCTGTTTCTTCAGAGAACAGAAAAATAAAGAAACACAGAAATAACATTGTCATTCCGAGTTTTTCTCTTTCTTGAAAGAGACGGATTCTTCCTGATTTCACTCTCGAGGAATCTCCAAGTAAAAAGAACTTGAAATTCAAAAAAAAGATGTAGATTCTTTGATAGAGTCCCTTTGTAAGATACCTCTGAATGACAATATTACCAGTCAATCTCACTCTCATCAATCTTGCCTTCAGCAGAAACTTTTATGATCTCGATCCTTTCCAGATTTCCGTCGGTTTTCATTTCCTGACCTTGCAAAACATTATCTTCTCTGATCAAAGTAACACCATTTTTGGCATAAAATTCGTCCGTATTTTTATTCCAGATTAGGAAGGGAGTCTTCATTATCCCATTTTCACTTTTTACGATAACATTATCGATTGCGGTCAGAATATTTTTCGCTTCATCCATTTCTGCTTTATCACTTGATAATGTCGATTTAATTGAACCATCAGGATTAAAGGTCGTGATAAATATTGAATCAGCAAGAGTTAGTTTCTTTTTATAAAACCTATCGATATGAGTTGCTTCTAATTCGTAATCAATAATATCTTTTGTCATGGAAATGATCTTCACGGAATCAGCTTCTTCATCCGGTAATTTGGAATCTTTTTTCCCGGAAAAACTTTCTTCGGAAAAAGTGCAGGAAACCAGGAAAGAGATGAATACGATAATTGTTAGAAAGTAGAAAATTTTAGGTTTACCAAACTCCCCTATCCACTCTTTAACAAAGAAGAGAAACTTGGGTGAACTCGATAGATTCGAATTCCTGTTCTCCCCTCTCTTTGACAAAGAGAGGGATTGGAAGTGAGTTCTAACTATTTTCCAAAAACGAGATAAAATCCAACAAAACTTTTTCATAAATTCCCTGTTTCTTCAAGATAAATTCAATGAATTCCCGAACTGCTCCTTCCCCGCCT from Candidatus Cloacimonadota bacterium carries:
- the lptC gene encoding LPS export ABC transporter periplasmic protein LptC, producing MKKFCWILSRFWKIVRTHFQSLSLSKRGENRNSNLSSSPKFLFFVKEWIGEFGKPKIFYFLTIIVFISFLVSCTFSEESFSGKKDSKLPDEEADSVKIISMTKDIIDYELEATHIDRFYKKKLTLADSIFITTFNPDGSIKSTLSSDKAEMDEAKNILTAIDNVIVKSENGIMKTPFLIWNKNTDEFYAKNGVTLIREDNVLQGQEMKTDGNLERIEIIKVSAEGKIDESEIDW